In the Ctenopharyngodon idella isolate HZGC_01 chromosome 4, HZGC01, whole genome shotgun sequence genome, one interval contains:
- the ints13 gene encoding integrator complex subunit 13 — MRMFSVSHKTAFVVDHCPYMAESSRQLIECDMLTKSRSQGVIPLAPVSKSLWTCAIECSMEYCRILYDVYPTKKLVNYIVSDSEVHILNSWKQEDQNTQELMAALAAVGPPNPRQDPECCSVLHGLVAAVESLCKITEYQHEARTALMDTADRVANRGRIICLTNAKSDTHVRMLEDCVLETIQEQNKLAAGSDRLMPIQQCELVLVHIYPQGDDTLVSDRQKKELSSVLSSEVHSVRAGRYLACKLNVLVQQHFDLASTTITNIPMKEEQHANTSANYDVELLHHRDAHMEFIKSGDLHMAGSTSRDSGLKETVTLKWCTPRTNSVELHYCTGAYRISPVDVNSRPSSCLTNFLLNGRSVLLEQPRKSGSKVISHMLSSHGGEIFLHVLNSTRSTLEDPPSISEGCGGRVTDYRITDFGEFMRENRLTPFPDSMVDAAGRAPVERAKSQLERQTRYWPMIISQTTIFNMQAVVPLANLIVKDTLTDEDVLTCQKTVYNLVDMERKSDPLPISTVGSRGKGPKRDEQYRIMWNELETLVKTHVGTSERHQRVLDCISACRSKPPEEEERKKRGRKREDKEDKTEKNGKDTEEKGWTTDSERLKGVMEREKDEQSECEIIKDSPDSPEPLNKKPRLATEEQQPPEKSKGPVSLLTLWTNRITQANSRKHQEFAGRLSSVNNKAELYQHLKEENGMDVHENGKATR; from the exons ATGAGGATGTTCTCAGTTTCACACAAGACGGCCTTTGTGGTCGATCACTGCCCGTACATGGCAGAGTCCAGCCGGCAGCTGATTGAATGTGACATGCTGACCAAAAGCCGTTCACAGGGCGTGATTCCTCTGGCTCCAGTATCCAAATCTCTCTGGACGTGTGCAATTGAGTGCTCCATGGAGTACTGCCGAATACTGTATGATGTTTATCCCACCAAGAAACTG GTGAACTACATTGTGAGCGATTCTGAGGTTCACATCTTGAACAGCTGGAAGCAGGAAGATCAGAACACACAGGAG CTGATGGCTGCCTTGGCAGCAGTTGGGCCTCCAAACCCTCGTCAGGATCCTGAATGCTGCAGTGTCCTGCATGGGCTGGTGGCGGCTGTAGAATCACTGTGTAAGATCACAGAATATCAGCATGAGGCTCGTACTGCTCTGATGGACACGGCTGACAGAGTGGCCAATAGGGGGCGCATTATCTGTCTCACCAATGCCAAAAG TGACACTCATGTCAGAATGCTAGAGGACTGTGTACTGGAAACTATTCAAGAGCAAAACAAACTGGCAGCAGGCTCTGACAG GCTGATGCCGATTCAGCAGTGTGAGCTTGTGCTGGTCCACATCTATCCCCAGGGTGATGACACTCTGGTCTCTGATCGGCAAAAGAAAGAG ctcTCATCAGTGTTGAGCAGTGAGGTTCACAGTGTGCGAGCTGGACGCTATCTAGCCTGTAAACTGAATGTGCTGGTTCAGCAGCACTTTGATTTGGCCTCAACCACCATCACAAACATCCCCATGAAG GAGGAGCAGCATGCTAACACTTCAGCAAATTACGACGTTGAGCTTCTGCACCATCGTGATGCACATATGGAATTTATTAAGAGTG GTGATTTGCACATGGCCGGCAGCACCAGCAGAGATAGTGGCCTGAAGGAAACGGTCACACTCAAATGGTGCACTCCACGCACCAACAGTGTAG aaCTGCATTACTGCACAGGGGCTTATCGTATTTCTCCAGTAGACGTTAACAGCCGGCCATCTTCCTGCCTCACCAACTTCCTGTTGAATG GTCGATCTGTGCTACTAGAGCAGCCCCGCAAGTCAGGGTCAAAGGTCATCAGTCACATGTTAAGCAGCCATGGAGGAGAAATCTTTCTGCATGTCCTGAACAGCACACGCTCCACATTGGAGGACCCTCCCTCCATCAGCGAGGGTTGTGGTGGCCGAGTGACCGACTACCGCATCACT GACTTCGGTGAGTTTATGCGGGAAAATCGTCTGACTCCGTTCCCAGACTCAATGGTAGATGCAGCAGGCAGAGCTCCAGTAGAGAGAGCCAAATCTCAACTAGAGCGACAAACACGATACTGGCCAATGATCATCTCCCAGACTACCATCTTCAACATGCAGGCG GTGGTACCATTAGCTAACCTCATAGTGAAGGACACTCTAACAGATGAAGATGTGCTTACCTGTCAGAAGACCGTCTATAATCTTGTTGATATGGAGAGGAAGAGTGACCCTTTACCTATTTCAACTGTGGGCTCCAGAGGAAAAGGACCCAAACG TGATGAGCAGTATCGGATCATGTGGAATGAGTTGGAGACATTAGTAAAGACTCATGTGGGCACCAGTGAGCGGCACCAACGTGTGCTGGATTGTATCAGTGCTTGCCGGAGCAAACCACCCGAGGAGGAGGAAAGGAAAAAAAGGGGAAGGAAGAGAGAGGACAAAGAGGacaaaactgagaaaaatgGCAAGGACACAGAGGAGAAGGGCTGGACCACAGACTCTGAGAG GCTGAAGGGGGTAATGGAGCGAGAGAAGGACGAACAGAGTGAATGTGAAATCATCAAAGATTCACCGGACTCACCAGAGCCCCTAAACAAGAAACCACGTTTAGCTACAGAGGAGCAGCAGCCACCGGAGAAATCTAAAG GTCCTGTGTCTCTACTCACCCTTTGGACCAACAGAATAACTCAAGCCAACTCCAGGAAGCATCAGGAGTTTGCAGGAAGATTGAGTTCAGTGAATAACAAGGCTGAACTTTATCaacatctgaaagaagaaaatgG GATGGATGTTCATGAGAATGGAAAAGCCACCAGATGA
- the LOC127511412 gene encoding sialic acid-binding Ig-like lectin 7: YALHVCVVCVEGVCCRKYSISLPEKIEALSGSCVIIKCTFEIVEDMDKELNESAATGFWLKDGTSVNNNLVFNSRDPKPNHFKGKITGKLHEKNCTTIFYDVNSNHNGKYYFRIESGALRYIYTKIIGNISTINVIESPPKPTVKQKEVQDQEEVLGRSSVSLRCSAETLCSSPPPTLTWSSTPRILLSKSSRQQELISDLNFTATHRHHRVTFTCTITYQLLDKNKTAQDNITLHVQYAPKISSSSNCNSGNVLVYVCEVDGNPSPELEWHLSGRPVTNSSDTFISEERLGSTGLRSSITLHQSLAHTSLQCVGRNTRGTERKLFQLNHFSREASCK; encoded by the exons TATGCTTtacatgtttgtgttgtgtgtgttgaaGGTGTTTGCTGTAGAAAGTACAGCATCAGTCTGCCAGAGAAGATCGAAGCTCTCAGTGGATCCTGTGTGATTATAAAGTGCACATTTGAGATTGTGGAAGACATGGACAAAGAGCTCAATGAGAGTGCTGCTACAGGATTTTGGCTCAAAGATGGAACTAGTGTGAATAACAATCTAGTGTTTAACTCCAGAGATCCCAAACCTAATCACTTTAAAGGGAAAATAACTGGAAAACTGCATGAGAAGAACTGCACCACTATCTTTTATGATGTTAATTCAAATcataatggtaaatattactTCAGGATTGAGAGTGGTGCTCTGAGATACATTTACACTAAAATAATCGGAAACATCTCCACTATAAATGTCATTG AGTCTCCCCCCAAGCCCACAGTGAAGCAGAAGGAGGTTCAGGATCAGGAGGAGGTGTTGGGGAGGAGCTCTGTGAGTCTGCGCTGCTCTGCTGAGACTCTCTGCTCCTCTCCTCCACCAACTCTCACATGGAGCTCCACTCCCAGAATCCTCCTCAGTAAGAGCAGCAGACAACAGGAGCTCATCTCTGATCTGAACTTCACTGCTACTCACCGTCACCACAGAGTCACTTTCACCTGCACTATAACCTACCAGCTACTGGACAAGAACAAAACAGCACAGGACAACATCACATTACATGTTCAGT atgcCCCTAAAATCTCTTCCTCTTCCAACTGTAACAGTGGGAATGTATTAGTGTATGTCTGTGAGGTTGATGGGAATCCCTCTCCTGAACTGGAGTGGCATCTGTCTGGACGTCCTGTCACTAACTCTTCAGACACGTTCATCAGTGAAGAGCGATTGGGCAGCACAGGCTTGAGGAGCTCCATCACTCTACATCAGTCACTCGCACACACATCTCTGCAGTGTGTCGGCAGAAACACTCGTGGCACTGAAAGAAAACTGTTTCAACTGAATCACTTCTCTCGAGAGGcttcatgtaaataa